The Terriglobus tenax genome contains a region encoding:
- a CDS encoding alpha/beta hydrolase has protein sequence MSFASKIEAVDDLSCSAGKLEAILNTGRDDAPYTALVAHPHPLGGGTMHNKVVYHAMKAFNHFGLPVLRFNFRGTGLSEGSHDHGIGEQEDVRCGLDWLTARFGKPVLFAGFSFGSNVGMRVCCNDDRVPALVALGLPIEAEGRVYQYDFLSACVKPRLFLSGDHDPFGPVAEVEKVIAPLPEPKQMIWIPGGDHFFAATPDSPGSKLEQMREAMIHWLAGNVPGLEPA, from the coding sequence GTGAGCTTTGCCTCGAAGATTGAAGCCGTTGACGACCTCTCCTGTTCCGCTGGGAAACTGGAGGCCATTCTGAACACCGGGCGTGATGACGCCCCTTACACGGCGCTGGTTGCACACCCGCATCCGCTGGGCGGCGGCACCATGCACAACAAGGTGGTCTACCACGCCATGAAGGCCTTCAATCACTTCGGCCTTCCTGTACTGCGCTTCAACTTCCGCGGCACCGGGCTGAGCGAAGGCTCGCATGACCACGGCATCGGAGAGCAGGAGGATGTCCGCTGCGGTCTTGACTGGCTAACAGCGCGCTTCGGCAAACCAGTCCTGTTCGCGGGCTTCTCCTTCGGATCGAATGTCGGCATGCGCGTCTGCTGCAACGATGATCGTGTCCCGGCGCTGGTGGCGCTTGGCCTGCCGATCGAAGCCGAAGGACGTGTCTATCAGTACGACTTTCTGAGTGCCTGCGTGAAACCTCGCCTGTTTCTCTCGGGCGATCATGACCCCTTTGGCCCCGTAGCCGAGGTCGAAAAAGTGATTGCGCCTTTGCCGGAACCGAAGCAGATGATCTGGATTCCCGGGGGAGACCACTTTTTTGCCGCAACGCCGGACTCTCCCGGCTCCAAGCTGGAACAGATGCGCGAAGCCATGATTCACTGGCTCGCCGGCAACGTGCCCGGCCTTGAACCGGCTTAG
- a CDS encoding alpha/beta fold hydrolase produces the protein MKRNLLDWMTSGVPDELAIEPVQVTVSPGCNMRLLEAGTGTPVVLLHGLLGAAEVWRWNIPVLARTHRVLAIDQVLCEQHGWIPEQPAEMAATAERLLALLEKRGVERTHLIGHSYGGSLAMVFAARYPERVASLVLIAPPTLASRSLWPIVRFWSSPLGGWFAHRVPELPRRLQALALTRMYGNGELASEETLDLYLRALRRPGAIAHTLSIVRRWRQNMQAVNMAMPALRQQKVLLLWGDRDRTAPLELAEQLHAILPQAELEVIPGAGHLLFDEMPEETNLLLTDWLRRNAIGEVEETRSSEVA, from the coding sequence ATGAAGAGGAACCTGTTGGACTGGATGACGAGCGGAGTGCCTGATGAGCTGGCGATCGAGCCGGTACAGGTTACGGTGTCACCTGGTTGCAACATGCGTTTGCTGGAGGCCGGAACTGGAACTCCCGTGGTGCTGCTGCACGGCCTGCTGGGTGCGGCTGAGGTCTGGCGGTGGAATATCCCTGTTCTTGCCCGGACCCATCGGGTGCTTGCCATTGACCAGGTGCTCTGCGAGCAGCATGGATGGATTCCGGAACAGCCGGCAGAGATGGCTGCTACCGCCGAACGCCTGCTAGCCTTGTTAGAAAAAAGGGGTGTGGAGCGGACTCACCTGATAGGCCATTCCTATGGAGGGTCGCTGGCCATGGTTTTTGCGGCCCGGTATCCGGAGCGTGTCGCTTCCCTGGTCCTGATAGCTCCGCCGACTTTGGCGTCGCGTAGCCTGTGGCCGATTGTCCGGTTCTGGAGCAGCCCCCTCGGCGGCTGGTTTGCGCATCGTGTTCCGGAGCTTCCTCGGCGGCTGCAGGCGCTGGCGCTCACGCGCATGTATGGCAATGGCGAGCTGGCCAGTGAGGAGACGCTGGATCTTTACCTGCGCGCGTTGCGCAGGCCAGGAGCCATTGCACACACGCTTTCCATTGTGCGTCGCTGGCGGCAGAATATGCAGGCGGTGAACATGGCGATGCCTGCCCTGCGGCAACAGAAGGTTCTGCTGCTATGGGGAGACAGGGACCGTACGGCACCACTGGAGCTGGCAGAACAGTTGCATGCCATACTGCCGCAGGCGGAGCTGGAGGTCATTCCTGGTGCGGGTCATCTGCTTTTTGACGAAATGCCGGAAGAGACGAACCTTCTGCTGACGGACTGGTTGCGGCGCAATGCGATCGGCGAGGTCGAGGAGACCCGTTCCAGCGAGGTTGCCTAA
- a CDS encoding ATP-binding protein, translating to MPKAFQVRVTAIVLALLTAAACVLGIMNFLREARFELPTDGVWWVESQGGLRAERVPLNSPAQRAGIRPGDLLVSVDEHPTPRVASLNRQIFRHGVWSRGTYSVRRDGGKSRFDVQVIFEPADRSINQGMRLIGLVYLGIGLYVLFRRWTAPGSLHFYLFCLASFVLYAFKYTGELDALDQTVFYGNLLAGALQPALFLHFAVSFGRSSNSLPRRILSGALYLPGFIVGTLQILAITVWSATEQLHHRLDQISIGYLSAFYVTAAIVFYTRYRRARSGLERQQLKWLSRGALIAVVPFTLLYTIPYMADWDIWPIVAKLSGLSLVFLPLTFSWAIVRYRLMDVDLIFKRGVTYTLATAGLVGLYFAVIAVSAELVHTRLPNLRAWGLVAAIVVTSLIFDPLKNVIQERVDKLFDRRRFDYRSTLIDFGRSLSSQTDINLLTRSIVERLQQTLLVTRLALFTSDEQGAPLHLAASHGLSEVVLGDLSFLDFSSGARHLFLETPQHALHLPESQQSTAAALDLNYYLACTVGDPATHSQRTIAVIGLGRTSRGDFLSSEDIEVLESLAGYIGIAIQNAQLYTRLQRQVNEFERLKEFNENIVESIHIGIFAVDLEDRIESWNAEMEVMYATSRGSALRRPLNEVFPEEFVTEFGRLKSEATTHTLYKFRLPTPTGEIRTANIAIAPLLTRDFVPVGRIVLVDDITDRVNMEGQLAQAEKLSSIGLLAAGIAHEVNTPLAVISSYAQMLTKHAGGDPRLSPILEKITQQTFRASEIANGLLNFSRTSTTEFTQLNVNTVMRDTIALLEHQMKTSRVKLDVDMAEDLPFIRGNQGKLQQVALNLLMNAKDALFDRPEGRLNVQTLSVNGNVIVRISDNGSGIDPANLHKIYDPFFTTKLQPAAGQRKGTGLGLSVTYGIMQEHNGKIDVESEPGVGTVFTLEFPALPGSTRLGTEASGRTIHA from the coding sequence ATGCCGAAGGCCTTCCAAGTCCGCGTCACGGCGATTGTGCTCGCCCTCTTGACCGCGGCTGCCTGCGTGCTCGGCATCATGAATTTCCTCCGCGAGGCACGGTTTGAGCTGCCGACCGACGGCGTCTGGTGGGTCGAGTCACAGGGAGGTCTTCGCGCCGAACGCGTGCCGCTGAACTCTCCCGCACAACGCGCCGGCATCCGCCCGGGAGACCTGCTGGTCTCCGTCGATGAACATCCTACCCCGCGTGTCGCCTCTCTAAACCGCCAGATCTTCCGTCACGGTGTCTGGTCGCGTGGCACCTATTCCGTACGCCGGGATGGCGGCAAGTCGCGCTTCGATGTACAGGTCATCTTCGAGCCTGCCGACCGCTCCATCAACCAGGGCATGCGGCTGATTGGTCTGGTCTATCTCGGCATCGGTCTCTATGTATTGTTCCGGCGCTGGACCGCGCCCGGTTCCTTGCATTTCTATCTCTTCTGCCTGGCCAGCTTTGTCCTGTACGCCTTCAAGTACACCGGCGAACTGGATGCTCTGGATCAGACCGTCTTCTACGGCAATCTGTTGGCCGGGGCGCTGCAGCCTGCGCTCTTCCTTCACTTCGCCGTCAGCTTCGGACGCAGTTCCAACAGCCTGCCGCGCCGTATCCTGTCGGGCGCCCTGTACCTTCCCGGCTTCATCGTCGGAACCCTGCAGATCCTAGCCATCACCGTCTGGTCGGCAACGGAGCAGTTGCATCACCGGCTTGACCAGATCTCCATCGGCTACCTGTCGGCTTTCTACGTCACGGCCGCCATCGTCTTCTATACCCGCTATCGCCGCGCCCGCTCCGGCCTGGAACGCCAGCAGCTCAAATGGCTCTCACGCGGCGCTCTGATCGCGGTGGTTCCGTTCACGCTGCTCTACACCATTCCGTACATGGCGGACTGGGACATCTGGCCGATCGTCGCCAAGCTCTCCGGCCTGTCCCTGGTCTTTCTGCCGCTGACCTTCTCCTGGGCCATCGTGCGTTACCGCCTGATGGACGTGGACCTGATCTTCAAGCGCGGCGTCACCTATACCTTGGCCACAGCCGGCCTCGTGGGCCTGTACTTTGCCGTCATCGCCGTCTCCGCCGAGCTGGTGCATACCCGGCTGCCCAACCTGCGCGCCTGGGGACTGGTCGCGGCCATTGTCGTCACCTCGCTGATCTTCGATCCACTGAAGAATGTCATCCAGGAGCGTGTTGACAAGCTCTTTGACCGGCGGCGGTTTGACTATCGCAGCACGCTGATTGACTTCGGCCGCAGTCTTTCTTCGCAGACCGACATCAACCTGCTGACCCGTTCCATTGTGGAGCGTCTGCAGCAGACGTTGCTGGTCACACGTCTCGCGTTGTTCACCTCGGACGAGCAGGGAGCCCCGCTGCATCTCGCTGCCTCGCATGGTCTCAGCGAGGTCGTTCTCGGCGATCTCAGCTTCCTGGACTTCTCCAGCGGAGCCCGGCACCTGTTTCTGGAGACGCCGCAGCACGCACTCCATCTTCCGGAGTCGCAACAGTCCACCGCCGCCGCGCTGGACCTGAACTATTACCTTGCCTGTACTGTCGGCGACCCGGCCACGCATTCGCAACGCACCATCGCCGTCATCGGCCTGGGACGTACCTCGCGCGGAGACTTTCTCTCGTCGGAAGATATCGAAGTTCTCGAATCCCTGGCAGGCTATATCGGCATTGCTATCCAGAACGCACAGCTCTACACGCGCCTGCAGCGCCAGGTGAATGAGTTCGAGCGACTGAAGGAGTTCAACGAGAACATCGTCGAGTCGATCCACATTGGCATCTTCGCTGTCGACCTGGAAGACCGCATCGAGAGCTGGAACGCCGAGATGGAGGTCATGTACGCGACCTCACGCGGCTCCGCTCTGCGCCGTCCGCTCAATGAAGTCTTCCCGGAAGAGTTCGTCACTGAATTTGGCCGGTTGAAGTCCGAAGCCACCACGCACACGCTGTACAAGTTCCGTCTGCCTACGCCAACCGGAGAAATCCGCACCGCCAACATCGCCATTGCGCCCCTGTTGACGCGCGACTTTGTTCCCGTGGGACGCATCGTGCTGGTCGACGACATTACCGACCGTGTGAACATGGAAGGCCAGCTCGCACAGGCAGAAAAACTCTCGTCGATCGGCTTGCTCGCTGCTGGCATCGCGCACGAGGTGAACACCCCGCTGGCCGTTATTTCTTCGTACGCTCAGATGCTGACCAAACACGCCGGTGGCGATCCGCGGCTTTCGCCGATCCTCGAAAAGATCACGCAGCAGACCTTCCGCGCCTCAGAGATTGCGAACGGACTTCTGAACTTCTCGCGCACCAGCACAACCGAGTTCACCCAGTTAAACGTCAATACCGTCATGCGGGATACGATCGCTCTGCTGGAGCACCAGATGAAGACCTCGCGCGTAAAGCTGGACGTCGACATGGCCGAGGATCTGCCGTTCATTCGTGGCAACCAGGGCAAGCTGCAACAGGTGGCGCTGAATCTTCTGATGAATGCCAAGGACGCTCTCTTCGACCGCCCAGAAGGCCGCCTCAACGTTCAGACGCTGTCAGTCAATGGCAATGTCATCGTGCGCATCAGCGATAACGGCAGTGGCATCGACCCCGCCAATCTGCATAAGATCTACGATCCATTCTTCACGACCAAGCTCCAGCCTGCTGCAGGGCAACGGAAGGGAACCGGCCTCGGCCTTTCCGTGACCTACGGCATCATGCAGGAGCACAACGGCAAGATCGATGTTGAGAGTGAACCAGGCGTTGGTACGGTCTTTACCCTTGAATTTCCTGCACTGCCTGGCAGCACGCGGCTAGGCACCGAGGCCAGCGGACGAACGATTCATGCCTGA
- a CDS encoding sigma-54-dependent transcriptional regulator, whose translation MPESLTMNPPVAGLSLPTGGGRILIIDDEAAIRDSLETLLTLEGFTVTMAEEGASGTDLLAREEFDLLLLDLSLPGESGMDLLPKIKAAHPQLPVIMITAYGAVANVVEAIRLGAENFVQKPWDNEKLLADIRSAIGKRRAEQEVLQLRRAMKQRYQFTNIVGKSDVMLKLLDLVAQVAVSRSTVLIYGESGTGKELIAKAIHSHSPRKDKPFVPVNVGAVPTDLLESTLFGHMKGAFTSAVASKKGLFEAADGGTLFLDEIGTMPMETQAKVLRALQERRFMPLGGTQEIAVDVRILAATNVDLHQAVKEGRFREDLFYRLNVISVELPPLRNRREDIPLLAQHFLKRFSEENGLPERTLSSDAMRMVLDHGWPGNIRELENAMERGVVLSTGPQIMPEQLPPQLTGNTYSAALMEHDPASSLSDIMEEIERRIITDRLERCNWNQTEAAAFFKIPLSTLNQKIKRLNIELRKRSRD comes from the coding sequence ATGCCTGAAAGTCTCACGATGAACCCGCCTGTTGCGGGCCTCTCGCTGCCCACCGGCGGCGGACGCATCCTGATCATTGACGACGAAGCCGCCATCCGCGACTCGCTGGAAACACTCCTGACCCTGGAAGGCTTCACCGTCACCATGGCGGAAGAGGGTGCCTCCGGAACAGATCTGCTCGCACGCGAAGAGTTTGACCTGCTGCTGCTTGACCTGTCGCTGCCCGGCGAAAGCGGAATGGACCTGCTGCCCAAGATCAAGGCGGCCCATCCACAGCTTCCGGTCATCATGATCACGGCCTATGGAGCCGTGGCCAACGTCGTCGAAGCCATCCGGCTCGGCGCGGAGAACTTCGTTCAGAAGCCGTGGGACAACGAGAAGCTGCTTGCCGACATCCGCTCGGCTATCGGCAAACGCCGCGCGGAGCAGGAGGTGCTGCAGCTTCGTCGCGCCATGAAGCAGCGCTACCAGTTCACCAACATCGTGGGCAAAAGCGACGTGATGCTGAAGCTGCTGGACCTGGTCGCGCAGGTGGCTGTCTCCCGTTCCACCGTTCTGATCTACGGCGAGAGCGGTACCGGCAAGGAGCTGATCGCAAAGGCGATTCACTCCCACTCGCCGCGTAAGGATAAGCCCTTTGTCCCCGTCAATGTCGGAGCCGTGCCGACGGACCTTCTCGAGTCCACGCTCTTCGGGCACATGAAGGGAGCCTTTACCTCGGCCGTTGCTTCCAAGAAAGGCCTCTTCGAGGCTGCTGACGGAGGTACGCTCTTCCTCGACGAGATCGGCACCATGCCGATGGAGACACAGGCCAAGGTGCTGCGCGCTCTGCAGGAGCGCCGGTTTATGCCGCTCGGCGGAACCCAGGAGATTGCGGTGGATGTTCGCATCCTGGCCGCCACCAACGTTGACCTGCACCAGGCCGTCAAGGAAGGCCGCTTCCGCGAGGATCTCTTCTACCGCCTGAATGTGATCTCCGTGGAATTGCCGCCGCTGCGCAACCGCCGCGAAGATATTCCACTTCTGGCTCAGCACTTCCTCAAGCGCTTCTCTGAAGAGAACGGCCTGCCGGAACGTACACTCTCCTCCGACGCCATGCGCATGGTGCTGGATCACGGCTGGCCGGGCAACATCCGGGAGCTGGAGAATGCCATGGAGCGCGGCGTAGTGCTGTCCACCGGCCCGCAGATCATGCCGGAGCAGTTGCCCCCGCAGTTGACCGGCAACACCTACTCCGCCGCGTTGATGGAACATGACCCCGCGTCCAGCCTCTCAGACATCATGGAAGAGATCGAGCGCCGCATCATCACCGACCGCCTGGAGCGCTGCAACTGGAACCAGACCGAGGCCGCGGCCTTCTTCAAGATTCCACTCAGCACGCTGAACCAGAAGATCAAGCGCCTGAACATCGAACTGCGGAAGCGCAGCCGCGATTAA
- a CDS encoding cytochrome c oxidase subunit 3, which yields MPAILTPNETERKRRLDDGDSGSGRRPPVDRKPTGGGGDGDNWDNRPAGSRGPREVLTRFRMGIFFALAGDLMFFAVIVCAFFVRQTSGHIDAHNDYVVDWVPIAIPRILWYNTIALLLSSVTMELARRPMFREIDAMEEWLGLGKPSTKRAMPWLVATLLFGMVFVVGQLVAWQQLSQTHHSFNSNPSSKFFYLITGIHGAHLVVGIAALGAALAGLYAVRKLETRQIIVDCTAWYWHSMGVFWIFLFGLLVFAQ from the coding sequence GTGCCGGCGATCCTGACACCGAACGAAACGGAACGCAAGCGCCGTCTAGACGACGGCGACAGCGGTTCTGGCCGGCGTCCGCCCGTTGACCGTAAGCCTACAGGCGGCGGTGGTGATGGAGACAACTGGGATAACCGCCCGGCAGGCAGCCGCGGTCCACGCGAGGTTCTGACCCGTTTCCGCATGGGTATCTTCTTTGCACTGGCCGGCGACCTGATGTTCTTTGCCGTCATTGTCTGCGCCTTCTTTGTGCGGCAGACCAGCGGCCACATTGACGCCCATAACGACTATGTCGTGGACTGGGTGCCCATCGCGATTCCGCGCATCCTCTGGTATAACACCATTGCCCTGTTACTGAGTTCTGTCACCATGGAACTGGCGCGCCGTCCCATGTTCCGCGAGATTGACGCCATGGAAGAATGGCTGGGGCTGGGCAAGCCAAGCACGAAGCGAGCCATGCCATGGCTGGTGGCCACACTACTCTTCGGAATGGTGTTTGTGGTGGGACAGCTTGTTGCCTGGCAGCAGCTAAGCCAGACTCACCACAGCTTCAACTCGAACCCTTCGAGCAAGTTCTTCTACCTGATTACCGGCATTCACGGGGCCCACCTTGTTGTTGGCATTGCTGCCCTTGGCGCTGCACTGGCAGGGCTGTATGCCGTACGCAAGCTGGAGACACGCCAGATCATCGTGGACTGTACCGCGTGGTACTGGCACTCGATGGGTGTCTTCTGGATCTTCCTCTTCGGGCTGCTTGTCTTCGCGCAGTAA
- the pdxT gene encoding pyridoxal 5'-phosphate synthase glutaminase subunit PdxT produces MTQEHLTIGVLAVQGAFDAHAQVLRSLGVNAPLVRTPEELASLDGLILPGGESTTFLKHLERNGFFDALSKFVQHKPSFGTCAGTILLAKDVRNPAQKSLAVLDATVERNAYGRQIDSTIIETETTLPGGPLETVYIRAPRIAAVGSGVEVLARRDGDPVLVREGRVLAATFHPELSSDTRVHALFVDMVREHKLAQASTEVHAL; encoded by the coding sequence ATGACCCAGGAACATTTGACCATTGGCGTGCTTGCCGTACAGGGAGCCTTTGACGCTCATGCTCAGGTATTGCGCTCGCTTGGCGTGAATGCCCCGCTTGTCCGCACGCCGGAGGAACTTGCCTCTCTGGACGGTCTGATTCTGCCGGGCGGCGAGTCGACCACCTTTCTGAAGCACCTGGAGCGCAACGGTTTCTTTGACGCGCTGAGCAAGTTTGTCCAGCACAAGCCGTCGTTCGGCACCTGTGCCGGAACCATTCTGCTGGCGAAGGATGTCCGTAACCCAGCGCAGAAGTCGCTGGCCGTACTGGACGCCACGGTGGAGCGCAATGCCTACGGGCGGCAGATCGACTCGACGATCATCGAGACCGAGACGACGCTGCCCGGAGGGCCGCTGGAAACGGTCTATATCCGCGCTCCACGCATTGCCGCCGTGGGCAGTGGTGTGGAGGTGCTGGCGCGCCGCGATGGCGATCCGGTACTGGTGCGCGAAGGGCGTGTGCTGGCTGCCACCTTCCACCCGGAACTTTCGTCTGACACGCGCGTGCACGCGTTGTTTGTAGACATGGTACGGGAGCACAAACTGGCGCAGGCATCTACAGAAGTTCACGCACTGTAA
- the pdxS gene encoding pyridoxal 5'-phosphate synthase lyase subunit PdxS — MAHLNGNSNGNSNGTGLRLKTGLAEMLKGGVIMDVMNVEQARIAEEAGAVSVMALERVPAMIRAEGGVARMANPKLIKEIMATVSIPVMAKARIGHFAEAQVLESLGVDFIDESEVLTPADETYHIDKHAFTTPFVCGARNLGEALRRIAEGAAMIRTKGEPGTGDVVHAVQHMRQITREIRILSALREEELFNEAKLHGAPYELVKMVAAAGKLPVPNFSAGGIATPADAALMMQLGAETVFVGSGIFMKDGATPLDLTPGSKQRDEAISRAKAIVLAATHFNDPKIVSEASEMLIGSMKGLAAAGLEESQRMQTRGW; from the coding sequence ATGGCACACCTGAATGGCAACAGTAACGGCAACTCGAATGGCACGGGTCTGCGCCTGAAGACCGGCCTGGCTGAGATGCTCAAGGGTGGCGTCATTATGGACGTCATGAACGTGGAGCAGGCACGCATTGCCGAAGAGGCTGGCGCTGTTTCCGTAATGGCCCTGGAGCGCGTACCGGCGATGATCCGCGCTGAGGGTGGCGTGGCCCGTATGGCGAACCCGAAGCTAATCAAAGAGATCATGGCGACGGTGTCCATTCCGGTGATGGCCAAGGCCCGCATCGGCCACTTTGCCGAGGCGCAGGTCCTGGAGTCGCTCGGTGTCGATTTTATCGACGAGTCCGAGGTTTTGACCCCGGCCGATGAAACCTACCACATCGACAAGCACGCCTTCACGACGCCGTTTGTCTGCGGCGCACGCAACCTGGGCGAAGCTCTTCGCCGCATTGCGGAAGGCGCGGCGATGATCCGTACCAAGGGTGAGCCGGGTACCGGCGACGTAGTGCATGCTGTGCAACACATGCGCCAGATCACCCGCGAGATCCGTATCCTGAGCGCTCTTCGCGAAGAAGAGTTGTTCAATGAGGCAAAGCTGCACGGAGCTCCGTATGAGCTGGTGAAGATGGTCGCTGCCGCCGGTAAGCTGCCGGTACCGAACTTCTCCGCCGGTGGCATTGCCACCCCGGCTGACGCTGCCCTGATGATGCAGCTTGGCGCAGAGACGGTCTTTGTCGGATCCGGCATCTTCATGAAGGACGGCGCGACGCCTCTGGACCTGACCCCTGGTTCCAAGCAGCGTGACGAAGCGATCTCGCGCGCCAAGGCGATTGTGCTGGCGGCGACGCACTTCAACGATCCGAAGATTGTCTCTGAGGCCAGCGAGATGCTGATCGGCAGCATGAAGGGCCTGGCTGCCGCAGGGCTTGAAGAGTCGCAGCGCATGCAGACCCGCGGCTGGTAA
- a CDS encoding RecQ family ATP-dependent DNA helicase, which translates to MPQSSSTNLRALLQTTFGFDAFREGQEEVCRAAVEGRDLLLVMPTGSGKSLCYQLPAVALGGTALVVSPLIALMDDQSSKLEAAGLAVARIHSGLPREAQRQACRDYLDGNLQFLFVAPERLRVPGFMEMLAKRPPSLVAIDEAHCISQWGHDFRPDYRLLGQYVKALRPAVIVALTATATLQVQEDIIAQLDLHQPARFVYGFRRENLAIEVAETPKNERFATAKRLLEAPERRPAVVYASSRRDAEALAQELATEFPAAPYHAGLAPEVREQTQKKFLAGELEIVVATVAFGMGVDKADVRTVIHVSLPGSVEAYYQEIGRAGRDWKPSRCVLLHSYADKRTQDFLLEKSYPPSTELDRIFRKLSDQPVELDYLRSELRMDAEVFSSAVEKLVAHGACLVDFEGFAIRGRIADWRKTYEHQLSQRKGQIERMIGFAGAHQCRMSALIAHFGDTVDARRMCGKCDFCSPESAIAVNYRSASMAEEEAMWTILRALKRSGGKSTGKLHSELFPGGSPSRNEMEDLLGGLARSGWVSLENASFENAEGRTIPYKRVSVTRDGEMLSDGDSLGVLMTGNEVPAAPRPAAISRKRKSAEVEEMVALNPAQLELEQQIRNWRTEEARRLKQPPFMILADRTLRSIVLQRPRTLEDLMEVDGIGPSKAQRFGEAICALCMA; encoded by the coding sequence ATGCCTCAGAGCTCCTCAACCAACCTGCGCGCGCTGCTGCAAACGACCTTCGGATTCGACGCATTCCGTGAGGGGCAGGAAGAGGTATGCCGTGCCGCGGTCGAGGGCCGGGACCTGTTGCTGGTTATGCCGACGGGGTCAGGTAAGTCCCTTTGTTATCAGTTGCCTGCCGTTGCTCTCGGAGGGACGGCGCTGGTTGTCAGCCCGTTGATCGCGTTGATGGATGACCAGTCTTCGAAGCTTGAGGCTGCCGGGCTGGCCGTGGCTCGCATTCATTCCGGCCTGCCCCGCGAGGCGCAGCGCCAGGCCTGCCGAGACTACCTGGATGGCAACCTGCAATTCCTGTTTGTTGCGCCGGAGAGGTTGCGCGTGCCCGGCTTCATGGAGATGCTGGCCAAGCGTCCGCCGTCGCTGGTGGCCATTGACGAGGCCCACTGCATCTCGCAGTGGGGCCATGACTTCCGTCCGGATTACCGTCTGCTGGGCCAGTATGTGAAGGCTCTACGCCCGGCGGTCATCGTTGCCTTGACGGCCACTGCGACTCTGCAGGTGCAGGAAGACATCATTGCGCAGCTCGACCTTCACCAGCCAGCGCGGTTTGTGTACGGTTTCCGGCGCGAAAACCTGGCCATTGAGGTGGCTGAGACCCCCAAAAACGAGCGTTTTGCCACCGCAAAACGGCTTCTGGAAGCTCCGGAACGGCGTCCGGCGGTGGTCTATGCTTCGTCGCGGCGCGATGCCGAAGCCCTGGCTCAGGAGCTTGCGACCGAGTTCCCCGCCGCGCCGTACCATGCGGGGCTGGCTCCCGAGGTCCGCGAGCAGACTCAGAAGAAGTTTCTTGCCGGAGAGCTTGAGATTGTCGTCGCAACCGTTGCCTTTGGCATGGGAGTCGACAAGGCTGATGTCCGGACTGTCATCCATGTCTCTCTTCCGGGATCGGTTGAGGCCTATTACCAGGAGATTGGCCGTGCCGGGCGTGACTGGAAGCCGAGCCGGTGCGTTCTGCTGCATAGCTATGCGGACAAGCGGACACAGGATTTTCTGCTGGAGAAGTCGTACCCGCCGTCGACAGAACTGGACCGTATCTTCCGCAAGCTGAGCGATCAGCCCGTGGAGCTGGACTATCTGCGCAGTGAACTGCGTATGGACGCGGAGGTCTTCTCCTCCGCCGTCGAAAAGCTGGTGGCGCACGGCGCCTGCCTGGTGGACTTTGAAGGTTTTGCCATCCGTGGCCGCATTGCCGACTGGCGCAAGACCTATGAGCACCAGCTTTCGCAGCGCAAGGGGCAGATTGAACGCATGATCGGTTTTGCCGGAGCGCACCAGTGCCGAATGTCTGCGTTGATTGCCCACTTTGGCGATACGGTGGATGCGCGGCGTATGTGCGGCAAGTGCGACTTCTGCTCGCCTGAGAGTGCGATTGCGGTGAACTACCGCAGCGCCAGCATGGCCGAAGAGGAAGCGATGTGGACGATTCTGCGTGCGCTGAAACGGTCTGGCGGAAAATCCACGGGCAAGCTGCACAGCGAGCTGTTCCCAGGTGGCAGCCCTTCGCGGAATGAGATGGAGGATCTGCTGGGAGGACTGGCTCGTTCCGGCTGGGTGAGCCTGGAGAACGCGAGCTTTGAGAACGCCGAGGGGCGCACGATTCCCTACAAGCGCGTTTCGGTGACACGCGATGGAGAGATGCTGTCAGACGGCGATTCGCTGGGTGTGCTGATGACTGGCAACGAGGTGCCGGCTGCTCCACGCCCTGCCGCAATCTCGCGCAAGCGCAAGTCTGCTGAGGTTGAAGAGATGGTGGCGTTGAACCCGGCGCAGCTCGAACTGGAACAGCAGATCCGCAACTGGCGCACGGAAGAGGCTCGCCGCCTGAAGCAGCCGCCGTTCATGATTCTTGCGGACCGGACGCTGCGTTCGATTGTGCTGCAGCGTCCACGAACGCTTGAAGACCTGATGGAAGTTGATGGCATTGGACCCAGCAAGGCGCAACGCTTCGGTGAAGCGATTTGCGCGTTGTGCATGGCCTGA